One window of the Benincasa hispida cultivar B227 chromosome 3, ASM972705v1, whole genome shotgun sequence genome contains the following:
- the LOC120074302 gene encoding laccase-11, with translation MAILKHGSHLGLLFLLTFFAGSLPFLAESAVKQYQFDIQVKNVSRLCNAKPIVMVNGMFPGPTIYVREGDRVLINVTNHAQYNMSIHWHGLKQQRNGWADGPAYITQCPIKTGNSYTYDITVTGQRGTLWWHAHILWLRATVYGAFVIMPKLGTPFPFPQPYLEANIVLGEWWNSDVETLVNQANKLGLPPQASDAHTINGKPGPLFPCSDKHTYALEVESGKTYLLRIINAALNDELFFAIASHSLTVVEIDAVYTKPFTTTAILIAPGQTTNVLVKADQAPGRYFMAARPFMDAPIPVDNKTVTAILQYKGIPTTILPSLPTLPLPNDTNFALSYNNKLRSLNTPLFPANVPIKIDRHLFYTIGLGANPCASCLNGTQLTASLNNITFVMPKTGLLQAHYFNIPGVFTADFPDRPAVPFNYTGVPLTANLGTTLGTRLSKLAFNSTVELVLQDTNMLTVESHPFHLHGYNFFVVGTGIGNFDPKNDPLKYNLIDPPERNTVGVPTGGWAAIRFRADNPGVWFMHCHLELHTMWGLKMAFVVENGKSAEESILPPPVDLPPC, from the exons ATGGCAATCCTAAAACATGGTTCTCACCTGGGATTGCTGTTTCTCCTCACATTCTTTGCTGGGTCTCTCCCTTTTCTGGCCGAATCAGCAGTCAAGCAGTACCAATTTGAT ATTCAAGTGAAGAATGTGAGCAGGTTATGCAATGCCAAACCAATCGTCATGGTGAACGGAATGTTCCCAGGACCGACGATATATGTTCGAGAAGGCGACCGAGTTCTCATAAATGTTACAAACCATGCACAATATAACATGTCCATTCACTg GCATGGGTTGAAACAACAAAGAAATGGTTGGGCAGATGGACCGGCTTATATTACACAGTGTCCGATTAAGACAGGCAATAGCTACACTTATGACATTACTGTCACAGGACAACGAGGGACTTTATGGTGGCATGCCCACATTTTGTGGCTAAGAGCCACAGTTTATGGGGCTTTTGTTATCATGCCTAAACTAGGAACTCCATTCCCATTTCCTCAACCATATTTGGAGGCTAATATCGTCTTAG GAGAATGGTGGAACTCAGATGTTGAAACCTTGGTTAATCAAGCCAACAAATTGGGACTTCCACCCCAAGCCTCTGACGCTCACACCATCAACGGCAAACCAGGCCCTCTCTTCCCCTGCTCCGACAAAC ACACATACGCATTGGAAGTAGAGTCCGGTAAAACATACCTGTTAAGGATCATCAATGCTGCGCTCAATGACGAGCTCTTCTTCGCCATCGCCAGCCACTCTCTCACCGTCGTGGAGATCGACGCCGTCTACACAAAACCCTTCACAACCACCGCCATTCTCATAGCCCCAGGCCAGACCACCAACGTTCTGGTTAAGGCTGATCAAGCCCCTGGCCGGTACTTCATGGCGGCCCGCCCCTTTATGGACGCCCCAATTCCGGTCGACAACAAGACCGTGACTGCCATTCTGCAGTACAAAGGAATTCCAACCACAATCCTTCCTTCTTTGCCAACTCTGCCTCTTCCTAACGATACCAATTTTGCTCTGTCGTACAACAACAAGCTCAGGAGCTTGAACACTCCTCTCTTTCCGGCCAATGTCCCGATTAAAATCGACAGGCATCTTTTTTACACCATCGGTTTAGGGGCAAACCCATGTGCCAGCTGCTTGAATGGGACACAGCTGACGGCTTCATTGAACAACATTACCTTTGTGATGCCTAAAACAGGGCTTTTGCAGGCCCATTACTTCAACATCCCTGGTGTCTTCACTGCTGACTTTCCTGACCGGCCGGCGGTTCCGTTTAACTACACGGGTGTGCCATTGACGGCGAATTTGGGGACGACTTTAGGAACGAGGCTGAGTAAGCTGGCGTTTAATTCGACGGTTGAGTTAGTGTTGCAGGACACCAATATGCTGACTGTTGAATCGCATCCGTTTCATCTACATGGCTACAATTTCTTCGTGGTCGGTACTGGAATTGGTAACTTCGATCCCAAGAATGATCCTTTGAAGTATAACCTGATTGATCCTCCGGAAAGGAATACGGTCGGTGTCCCTACCGGCGGTTGGGCTGCTATCAGATTCAGAGCAGATAATCCAG GGGTTTGGTTCATGCATTGTCACCTGGAGCTGCACACAATGTGGGGTTTGAAGATGGCGTTTGTTGTTGAGAATGGAAAATCAGCTGAAGAATCAATTCTGCCGCCGCCGGTGGACCTTCCACCCTGCTAG
- the LOC120074303 gene encoding cytokinin riboside 5'-monophosphate phosphoribohydrolase LOG3: MEVENEMRQSKFRRICVFCGSSQGRKSSYQDAAIDLGNELVSRNINLVYGGGSIGLMGLVSQAVHGGGGHVIGVIPKTLMPRELTGETVGEVKAVADMHQRKAEMAKHSDAFIALPGGYGTLEELLEVITWAQLGIHDKPVGLLNVDGYYNSLLSFIDKAVEEGFISPSAREIILSAPTAKELMMKLEEYVPCHERVASKLNWEIEQLGYL; this comes from the exons ATGGAGGTTGAGAATGAAATGAGGCAATCCAAGTTCAGAAGAATTTGTGTGTTTTGTGGTAGTAGTCAAGGCAGGAAAAGTAGCTATCAAGATGCTGCCATTGACCTTGGCAATGAATtg gTTTCGAGGAACATAAATCTGGTTTATGGAGGAGGAAGCATAGGGCTAATGGGTCTGGTTTCACAAGCTGTTCATGGCGGTGGAGGGCATGTCATTGG AGTCATTCCCAAGACACTCATGCCTCGAGAG CTAACAGGTGAAACAGTAGGGGAAGTGAAGGCAGTTGCAGATATGCACCAAAGGAAGGCAGAGATGGCCAAGCATTCAGATGCTTTTATTGCCTTACCTG GTGGTTATGGAACTTTAGAGGAGTTGCTTGAAGTTATAACTTGGGCTCAGCTTGGAATTCATGATAAACCT gTGGGTTTGCTAAATGTTGATGGATACTATAATTCCTTGCTGTCATTTATCGACAAAGCTGTGGAAGAGGGATTCATCAGTCCAAGTGCACGTGAAATTATCTTATCCGCTCCAACGGCAAAGGAGTTGATGATGAAATTGGAG GAGTATGTCCCTTGCCATGAAAGAGTTGCTTCAAAGTTGAACTGGGAAATAGAGCAGCTTGGCTATCTCTAG